From the genome of Mercenaria mercenaria strain notata unplaced genomic scaffold, MADL_Memer_1 contig_3414, whole genome shotgun sequence, one region includes:
- the LOC123534501 gene encoding uncharacterized protein LOC123534501, translating into MSTRRKFNEMFDRLLSYRPRYVFINLGGNDITAECDAQTIYLDIIDIVGKLYNSGVERVFVASIVERGKFPHWTGLNHKIFTVCRRYINKKLKKYLRNDFVQVGKRLMFPRHYDSDLVHPGFQEGGMNIFKHEILRAFKRTL; encoded by the exons ATGTCAACAAGAAGAAAATTTAACGAGATGTTTGATCGCTTATTAAGCTACAGACCAAG ATATGTGTTCATAAACTTAGGAGGAAACGATATTACTGCTGAATGTGATGCCCAGACGATCTACCTGGATATAATCGACATTGTTGGGAAGTTGTACAATTCTGGCGTCGAACGTGTATTCGTTGCCAGCATAGTGGAGAGGGGGAAATTTCCTCACTGGACAGGGCTGAACCATAAAATATTCACTGTTTGTAGaagatatatcaacaaaaaactgaaaaaatacctCAGAAATGACTTTGTGCAAGTTGGAAAGAGGCTAATGTTTCCAAGACATTATGATTCGGACTTAGTGCACCCTGGATTTCAAGAAGGAGGAATGAACATATTTAAGCACGAAATATTGAGGGCATTTAAACGGACTTTATAA